The window ACTGCCGCCAAGGTAAACAATATACCCATTTGTAGACAAACAATCACCAACATCACCTCCCCAATCCGTATCAGAGTAAGCATGGATTGTGTGGGGACAATCTGAGCGGAGAAAAATCCCATGTGTCGTCGTTCCTACCAAATAACGAATAACTCTTTTGATAGCCTGCCAATGATCCGTCGTTGGTTGATGCATGTATTGAGAGAGCCGATTAATGGCGAAGGCAATGTCGGGGCGAGTAAATGATAAATACTGGAGACTCCCAACGACCTTCCGATAATGCGTAGCATCAACCAGCGGTGTTCCGGAGTGAAGAGTGAGCTTAGGTGACTGAGCCATTGGAGTAGCTACTGGTTTTACACCAAACATGTTAGTACGAGCCAACAGTTCTGTGACATACTTCCGCTGCATAAGGTGTAACCCTTGGCGTGAGCGAGTAGCCTCGATCCCCAAAAAATAACTAAGAGGACCCAAATCCTTGAGAGAGAAATGAGCGGCGATGGACACATTGAATGGTTGAACCAAGGAGGGTGGACCGGCAATAATGATATCGTCTACATAAACAAGGACATAGAGATAGTCATTATTtcttttgtatgtaaataagGAGGTATCGGAGAGAGAACCAGTAAACCCAGAGTTGAGAAGAAACGTCTGTAGTTACTGATACCACGCCCGCGGGGCTTGTTTCAAACCATAGAGCGCCTTACACAGCCGACAAACATGATGAGGACGATCAGGGTCCACAAACCCCGGTGGCTGCAATACTTAGACCTCGTCGGTGAGAGTGCCTTGGAGAAAGGCGTTATTAATATCAACTTGATGTATGCTCCAGTTCTTCTTGACCGCAACCTCAAGGACCAGCCGAACTGTTGTTGATTTGATAACAGGACTGAAGGTTTCCGCATAATCCACACCATATTGTTGGTTGAACCCCCTCGCAACAAGTCTCGCCTTGTACCTTGCAATAGAACCATCAGGATTATATTTAAGTGTAAATATCCACTTAGAGGGTATCACTTGTTTGGATGGTGGCGGTTTCTCTAAATCCCATGTGTGATGGCGCATTTGAGCATCAATCTCTTCCGACATCGCCTTTCGGAAATTTGGATCCCTTAACGCCTGAGCCATGGTTGTGGGGATAAGAGGGGTTTTGGTGGCCAGGAGATTAAATTTCTTGTTAGGTTTGGTTATGTGATTCTTTGCCCTCGTCGTCATAGGATGAACATTTTGGTTTGGGTGTGGAATATTTTGGTGTGGTTGTGGTGCAAGTTGTGGTGCGATGGTGGAAGATGAAGGTTCAGGTTGGGTGGTGGTTGTGGGTCGCGAGTCACGACTTTGTGACGAGGAAGAAATTGTAGGAGAATGTGATGATTCCCGTGGATCTGGGCTTGGGTGATGTGGTGGAGATGGGCTTGAGTTTGTTGTTGGGCTTGGGCTTGAGTTTGGGCTTGGTGGTTCGAGAGGACTCAAGGTAGGAGAGGAAGGCATGTTGACAGACGGAGGAGACGGCGAACGAGACTCTGATGGTGTCAATGAGGGCGGCGTAGCTGGCGATGTCAGAATCGCAGATGCCGGAGGAGACGGTGGTGTTGGTGGTAACACCAGAGACACTTGCGACGAAGCCAGCGATGATGGGTGAAGAACCGAGCACGGAGGCGACGAGGAATGAGCTATAGGCGAGGGTAAGGAGACAGAAAGTGGGGAGGACACATACACAGGTGAGGATTCACGGGATGCACTCAACGATGAGGAGGAGAATGGAAACTCAGTTTAACAAACTGCACATGGCGTGATGTATATACCCTTCCACTCGTAATATCCAAACATAGATACGCACTTTGAGTTAGTGAGTAACCGACGAATGCGCAGGGTGTGGAACGACTCTCAAGCTTTGTTGCACGATACGGACGCAGCCACGGATAACATACACACCCGAAAACACGTAACTTCAGATAATTTGGAGATTGATTGAAGAGCTTTACATATGGTGAGATACCATTTAGCACATCAGTGGGCATCCGGTTGATCAGGTACACAGCGGTGACTAGAACATATGGCCAGTAGACTTGTGGAACCGAAGCATGACTTAGTAGCGTCAAACCTGTCTCCACAACATGACGATGTTTCCGTTCTGCGATACCGTTATGTTCCGGTGTATGTGGTGGGGACGTTAGGTGGAATATACCATGAGCAACCAAGAAGGGACGCAGCGTAATTAATTCACCACCATTGTTAGACAAAAGGGTCAGAATTTTGTGTTGAAAGTGATTCTCCACTAGAGCTTTGAACGCGACAAAGACTTCCTTGGCTTGAGATTTCTGTTTCAGCGGGTACAACCATGTGTAGCGTGTGTAATGATCAACAATAATAAGGTAATACTTGAAGTGATCAGCAGACAATATAGGAGATGTCCACACGTCCGTGTAGAGATACACGTCCGTTGTATGGAGgatattgtgtttgaataaaaaggcaatttgtgacttttattaatCAAACAGTCGGAACACGACCATTGTTTTTGCGGTGAATTGgaaaaaggcaaagaaaatTTAGAGACAAGTGTCTTTAAAACTGATAAAGAAGGATGTCCTAGGCGATAATGCCAAAATGAGAGGTCGGTTTTTGGTGAGGGGGATATAGAGAGTGTGGTGATTGTGTTGTGTTGAATCGGCCACTCATATAGCTCATTCCTAGTCTTGCCTTGGAGCAACCGGACCCCGtgctgagatccttcacctgaaaatgcGCAGGATAAAAATGAGCTGAGACTTGATTATCATTGCAAAGACGATACACCGAAATAAGATTCTTAGCCACATTAGGGACATAGAGAACATCTTTAAGCTTACGAGATCTAGAGGGTGTGGGAAGTAAACCAGAACCCGTGTGTGTGATTGGAATACCAGATCCATCAGCAAGAGTAACCTCCTCGCCACCATTATACGGTTGGTGAAGAGACAGGTTCGCAAGGTCTGATGTCAAGTGGTGTGTTGCGCTAGTGTCACAAATCCATGGAGCGGTGGTAGGCGAGGAATGCATGGCAAGATTCGCTCCTGGCTGCCATGGTTGCATCGATGAAGGTGAGTAGTTAGGCACAAAATTACGACCTTGAAATTGAGAACACCAACGAGCGCTATGTCCATGGGTGCCACAAATTTGACAATGTCCCTGATAGGAACGACCTTGGTAACCACAACCGTGAGAGCCTCGTGAAAGATGCGGTTGCTGCTGCGAAGCATAGTGACCACGAGACAAAGATTGACCTCGGTTGCTTTTATTGTTCTTGGGCGTGACCATGTTGGGGGAAGCAGGGGTAACAGAGGAAGTGGACATCAAAGTTTGAAGCTTCAACTCTTGATTAATTAGCTTCTCAAGCATCACATCCAACGAGGCCGTTGTATCACGACCCTCGATCTGATCCGTGACTGTCTTATACTCCTCTGGTATGCCACCGAGGACGTAATCTACCTGATCTTCATGTGGGATAGGACTCTCAAGTAGGGCGAGTTGATCAAAACGCACCATGCAACCTTGAAAGTACTCTTCGATAGACTTTGTCCCTTTCTTTGAATGCTTGAGTTGGTCGCGGATCTGGAGGATGTGACCACGACTTGGTTAAGCATAGGTGTTGTGAAGAGTCGTCCAGATCTCTGCCGAAGTGGTAGCTTTAGAAAGCAGATATTGCGCCGAGAGGGACATCGCACCAAGGAGACTGGAGAAGATCAGTTGATCTTGACGTTGCCATTGTTTGATGGGTCTGTAAGTGGTTTCGAACCAAATGGTGATACAGATTTGTTGAAGTTGTTGACagagaggaaagaagagaaTACTAAATTCTACTTCCCACATCTGTTAGAGGGAAAAGTAAGCCACGAGGAGAAATTTGCTAAGCCAAACAAGACAGGTATCACAATGTCTCTAAACGCCCACCAAGTGTTCGACAAAATGAtcaggaagaaaaaaagacagaaaaagaagatcactagaggaaaaaaaagagggaaGAAACGAGGACATGAACCAAAGTGAACACAAAGACCAATTTAATGGTTCTGGAGAGGAAATGGAAAGGTCAAAGAGTGCTAAGGAGGAAAAATATGGTGTATGGTAAACTCAGGAGATGTAAGTACAAATCAGGGATATGGGATAACCTCAAATTTCAGTCTCAGATGAAGAGAGCCATAAAACGTCAAAGCACCAGAAGGAAATGAGGTAAAAGAAAGTGTTGCTGTGTTGTGCTTGATAAGCTTCTACTGTAGGGAATTaaggttaagaagaagaagtcgcaAATTCAGAACCAGGTAGACTGTTACCAATTGCTCGACAATATGCTGCTCAGTAGAAGTAAAAGAGTCATTAGAAAGGAAACATTCTCTAAGATgtggaagaaaggaaaaagttcaaagacaaacacaaacgTAAGCTAAAGGATACACTTCTTCACTATCTTTGTAAGAGAGGCTTTAGTGatcagaaaaagaagagattctACAACAAGTTCACCAAGCTTAAATACAACTACAGGGTGCTGAACATGGAACGTCAACGTCTGAAGAAGATAAAGTGCAAAGGTCGTAAAATTGGGACAATAAGAGAATCACTGGGGCTAACATGCTTTAGTCACGTGAGAAACAAGAGTACATACCTAAGAAGATAAGTAGTGTTATCACGTTTTTTGTGGAATGGGACAGCCAGTTTCAGCAAGTGTTCATTGATGTGCTGATAAGGGGAGTCAAAACAGACAAAGAGATGATGTTTGGGACTAGCGGAAAGAGACAGAGGTTTGGCAGAAGCACAAGCAGAAGATTTGTGTACAGCTGTTATGGGAAAGGATGAGAGTAGATAAGAAACAATCCTTGACAAGCGAGAAGAGAGACAAGTTTAGAAAGAAGAACAGGAAAATTCACTCTTGTGTGTTGCATGagtattcagaagaagaagctccactAGGCAAAGGGTTGATGGAAACTGCATATTGCGAAAGAACATGTGCTTCTTTGCTCGGTAAAGAGCTTGCCATTGCTACCACAATACAAGTAGTTTGCATCGACGTTAACAAATTGATTCAGCTGCCACTGCTAGGAATGGAGAAACTAATTGATGTAGGTATGAAAGCGTTAGATGGGAGACAAGATGATAGCTCGAAGATGGTTACATTGGTTTCTAGTGCAGGTTGCATGAGTGGTGATGATTATTCTCTGGAAACTTCTGATTTAATGAAGGTCTCAACAAAACAGAAGCATACAGTCTCATTAGCCTTCACTACTGCCGATAAATTTCAAACAATGCTGAAAATCAGAGTGGCTGCTGTTAGTCGAGAAAGGGAAGTAATGCTGGTGGGGATGGGTTTTCTTGCTGTTTACCTAATCACTATGGccgaaaaagataaagaaaagaatggaGAGGCTTGGGAAAGTCTTCGTGATGAAGGAAAACCTTGGGAATTAAAGCTGTGGTTTCAACCTGAAGATCTGAGCTTTGAACagtttatcattttttctacCTCAGTGTTGTCTTTTGCAGAGCAGTATACACAAAGAGAAATTGAAGACACAGTGGACTATGAGAGATGTCAGTTACAAGTAAGAGACAGACGGCTGACACACCTTAAGAGATATCTCCAAGTCAAATCAAAATTGTTTTTGGTGGCCAGAGACAATACGGGGACAGGGCATGAAGTAGTTTTGGTGAAGTGGGATGTGCAGCCAGAATATGGATATCCTTGGAAGCTCAAAAGAGGAGTTGGCTAAACAGCTTGCTCATttcaaccttgaggacaaggttgtTTTCAAAGGCAGGGGTAATGATACATTTAGTGGGCTTTGAGGATACAATCAGTGGGCTTTAAGGTCTAAGAGTTTCTTAGTAGTTACTAAGTTTTATCAATTGAGTATGGGTAGTCTAAAGTAACTATGGTTTGTTTAGGGGTTCTCATGAGTCTCCACTTATATAAGATGTCTAAGAGGGTATGAGGGATTTATCGAGTATTTGATGAGGTCTTTTAGGGGGAGTGGTAGGAGCTCCAATAATAAAATCCTCAGTTCCTTTTGTAATTCCAGTTTTTATAATCTATCATATCCATTTCTATAAGCAAAGTGTATCTGGTATTTGGTGGCCAAAGACAATACGGGGACAGGGCATGAAGTAGTTTTGGTGAAGTGGGACGTGCGGCCAGAATATGGATATCCTTGGAAGCTCAAAAGAGGAGTTGGCTAAACAGCTTGCTCATttcaaccttgaggacaaggttgtTTTCAAAGGCAGAGGTAATGATACATTCAATGGGTTTTGAGGATACAATCATTGGGCTTTAAGGTCCAAGAGTTTCTTAGTAATTGCTAAGTTTTATCAATTGAGTATGGGTAGTGTAAAGTAACTATGGTTTTTTTAGGGGTTCTCATGAGTCTCCACTTATATAAGATGTCTAAGAGGGTACGAGGGATTTATCGAGTATTTGGTGAGGTCTTCTAGGGAGAGTGGGAGGAGCTCCAATAATAAAATCCTCGGTTCTTTTTGTAATTCCAGTTTCTATAATCTATCATATCCATTTCGATAAGCAAAGTGTGTCTGATTTTGAATCGCCAATCAaaccattataatttttttccagTGTTAGTAATCTTTAGTTAGTGAAAGTTCAGTTATTTCTATGTATATGGGGAAAACCTCGTAAGATGTCGGCACAATTAAGTAACAGACTAACAGTCCCGATTTTGAAGTAAACAAACAAGACATGGAGAACCAGAACATGTCAAACACGACTAGCCATGTCTTGTCATTATTCTGGACCCATCAATGTACTTAATTAATCCAATTTACACCTAACTGcactgttgtttttttttgctaaacaacCGCACTGTTGTTTCTTAGTGGATTTCCCCAAACGCACATGTAACATTCACGTTCAAATTAATATCAAAAAACAACATTCACCTTTTAACACACCAACCAAGTGTTTCTTGATTTTCTGATCATTCATTTGTTTTAAGGCTAACCCCGCTAAAGATCACTAAAAGTTATCATCAAATCTACTTGTTTCACACTTTTAAAGAGATACtatattttgtatgatttattacatatatttttcttcaacGTCAGCATAATCATACAGCTATTGACCAAAATCAGAATCAAAGTTATCATCAAAACATGTACTCACGTCTTATAAGcatatcaaaacatatatattcaaaattaaagacTCCTTTAACAATATTAACTTCATATTTGAACGAGATAGAAGAGACCAAACATGGTCCGAAAGCTGAAAGAAAGACATTTTTCTGTCCTTAAGCAAACTAGTTTCCCAACAATGCCTAATAAGGCATAAGCATGGCAAATACCTTCTTTACGGTTTAAGCTGTAGTTCGTATATGAAAATGTAGTTTAAACAATAAAATACGAGGAGCTTTATTGAGAATACATTCAAAAAATCGTTTGCAGAAAGCGAGTCTACTACAGCAGATGTAAGCTTCCACCAACATTTTTTTGTGGGTTgacaatatctttttttttttttttatctctttaacGTGAAATAAGATCCACTAAGGTTTCTAAGACAagacaacaataacaacaacagcaacagttTGAGAAATGAGTTTTTCTTACTACAGGTTATTGGGTTGGTCCTCGTCTTCCTTGTCAGGGTcgtcttctgtttcttcttctttcttctcttcctcttcatcatcttcttccggAGGATCGTAAGGCATTGGAGGAGGCAACGGTGACTTCATAGGACTAAACTTGGGGAATATATCTGGTCTCCTCCCTGGCTTTGGTCTCTCCCATTCCTACCACAaaaccccaaacatcaaatgcACAAATAATTGCAATGACCAGCAAAATGATAGAGCAAATATTCAACAAAACAGCCAAAAGAAAAGTCACCAATACTGGTGCATCGATATACAACCAAAAATACAGTTCTTTCAATCAAGAGGGACATGAATGGTGTATCAAGAAACACAACGACAACATAACAATCAGAAATCAAGAAGTGGAATTTGACTGACTACACTCAAAATTACTGCAAACAAAGAACCAAGAAATCGATACAGAGGTTACACACAAAACTCGGTATACAATTGTCACTAGATGCAGCTTCTCTCTAATTGATTCATACCTAAAGAACTCTACACCTGTGATAGCTTTACCAAGTGATGAACACTGAACAAGATAAGTCAAACAAATCAAAGCTTGACATAGCCTCACAATCTCAATTTACTCAAGAATCCAAATacaattgtaactgaaatttcAAAGTGTCTATATCGAAATTGAGGCTCTAATAGCAATGTGAAATCCCTAAGAATCTGTAGagccaaatttttaaaaagtaaatcgAAAGCAAAGAGATAATTACGATAGGGAAATCGAGAGGGTTGCGACGAGTGAGCTTCTCTTCCTCAGGAGCCATAGACACCACCTGCAACTGCTTCCTCGTCTTACGGCTCAGAGGGAAGCGTTGAACGGAGACGAAAGAGCAACCAATAGACTTGGTAACAGCTCTGTTTAGCGACGGTGAATATAGTGGCAGAGAGAGAAGTGGCAACGGCGACGTAAGCGATGCCGATACATAAAGCGGCGCCATAGCTCCTCCGCCTCTGTGTCTTCGATGATTCTATCGGTTCCGTCAAcactttcatttttgttttgtttttaatataaatatataattcaatacattttgttttgttttttttttttttttttaacatcttcattagttttgttatatataaaatcaataaactaatGTATACCGTAAAAGTTTGTGAACATATTGTCAAATCTCTGATCCTCGAAATCAAAGTGAGAATCTTGTGGATGACTTTTGTCTTTGCTTGGCCCGTACCACAAAGGATAGATAAATCAAACTTGTCATTCTCGAAGAGCACAGCAGAGGAGCATCAATCACAACTCCCGGATCACAATACTCAATCCGGAGATTCCGGAGAGAAGAAGGTCGTCGTGTTAAACGGAGCCACTTCAGTGACCGAGAATGAACCCTATAGACGTTTTCGTCATTCCATACAACGTCAACCTTTAAGTATTCTAGCACAGGGCAGGACGAGACAAGCCTCTCAAAAGTGGTCTCCTTGGTAAACACAATATCACTTAAACGGAGGATCTTTAGACAAGGTAGAGAAACAAGCTCAGGATCAACCAAAGTCGGCTTATAGAGTCTTAGACACACCAGTAGTGACTCACAAACATAGAGACTAAGTGGCATCTCATGAGAATAGGCATCTCAGAGTAACGTGAGCAGCCATAAGACGCTGAACCTTACGCTTAACCGAGGCACCGATCCATGATGTGAGATAGGATGATGCATGCATTGCCATCAATATATAACCTGAGTTTTTCTATGCATGTAACCCTA is drawn from Camelina sativa cultivar DH55 chromosome 1, Cs, whole genome shotgun sequence and contains these coding sequences:
- the LOC109126311 gene encoding uncharacterized protein LOC109126311, which translates into the protein MAQALRDPNFRKAMSEEIDAQMRHHTWDLEKPPPSKQVIPSKWIFTLKYNPDGSIARYKARLVARGFNQQYGVDYAETFSPVIKSTTVRLVLEVAVKKNWSIHQVDINNAFLQDDIIIAGPPSLVQPFNVSIAAHFSLKDLGPLSYFLGIEATRSRQGLHLMQRKYVTELLARTNMFGVKPVATPMAQSPKLTLHSGTPLVDATHYRKVVGSLQYLSFTRPDIAFAINRLSQYMHQPTTDHWQAIKRVIRYLVGTTTHGIFLRSDCPHTIHAYSDTDWGGDVGDCLSTNGYIVYLGGSPISWSSKKQRSVARSSTEAEYRAIANAASKLQWICSLLSEMGVMLPVAPVVYSDNMGATYLCANPVFHSRMKHIALDYHFVRGHIQSGALRVSHISTHD
- the LOC104789548 gene encoding uncharacterized protein LOC104789548 produces the protein MAPLYVSASLTSPLPLLSLPLYSPSLNRAVTKSIGCSFVSVQRFPLSRKTRKQLQVVSMAPEEEKLTRRNPLDFPIEWERPKPGRRPDIFPKFSPMKSPLPPPMPYDPPEEDDEEEEKKEEETEDDPDKEDEDQPNNL